The Setaria viridis chromosome 9, Setaria_viridis_v4.0, whole genome shotgun sequence sequence TTGACTCAGGAAGGTAGTTGTGCTCAAAGATATTAGTCAGAGTTCGCAAACGTTTGTAAACGGTTCAGTAGGTGCTCAATGCTTAAATGCTGGAACTGAAATCGGTCTTTTTATGCAGTGAAAGCATTGAATGAGATCAAATCTTCACTAGGCTGGAGAGTCGTATACTCATGGGTTGGTGATGACCCATGCGGGCATGGTTCTCTACCCCCCTGGTCTGGTGTGACATGCTCTCAGCAAGGGGATTACAGAGTTGTGACGGAACTGTAAGAACCATTCTGTCTTTTTCTTGATTGTTCCTTGTTTCTGGCATACATAAGcatttgaagttttttttttatgattgCAAAGTTTCTTCCCAAAGATAAAAAACATGTAATACTTGAAGCTTCAAAGGTCAAAAATTATGTTTCTCTCCAACATAGAAAACTCCTTATCACTTAGTAAATTGAAATGGCTCCTCACATTTGCAAAtagcataaaaaaaaaactattaagCTGCACGCACATCTCCATGATGTAGCCGTTTGAGATGGTTTTTTGTTAAAGCTACCAAAAAACTGCAACTTGAAAGAAAACTGTTGCTAGAACTTAGAACAAGGTAGTATTACCTACTTGTCTACTGCGGGTTCCCCCCATGGTTTGAGATTATAAGATACTAAGCATCTATGACTAATACATGCGTGCTGGTTACGTATTTCAACTTTATGAATCGCAAAATCATGTTGACTGCTTTTCTGAAGCTTTATGCATTGTTTCTACGCATACATGCCTGAGTGCCATATTGTGCATCTTATTTCAGGGAAGTCTATGCTGTATCAATAGTTGGTCCTTTCCCAACAGCAGTAACTAACCTGCTGGATCTGAGAAGATTGTAAGAACCTTTCCTTGTCAATGCTGCTTTATTCTTATGTTCAATATTATCTTGTTGAGGCACATGACAATATTGTTGATATTTCGCAATTATTTGATATAACCTGATTGGAGTTCATATTCTTTATATACTTCTTGTTAAGTGTCTGTTGGTTTTAAGATAACCATTAGTAAGAGACTTAGCGTGCATGGCAAGGCATCTGCTAGATTTATATACtctggtaaaaaaaaagatgaagtccTAACCACAATGGAGAGTTAACTATGTAAAAGAATGAGTATGGAGAGATCATTGCCACAATGGAAAGCTAGATTTATCCCTTAGCCATCATCACTTGTTAACTACGTCAACTTCTGTTTTGTTTATTTGTCTCTGGGTTGCAAACTTGCAACTTTCATTTCCCATCCAAGCAAGATGAAAGACTGAAAGCGATCTCATTATTGAATGATCGTGTGAACGGCTTCAGCAAAACATCTTTATGACTTTGACCTTACCCTACAGCATCTTTATTGTATCCCCGAACCATTATGTAACTTAATTACTCAATTGTAGGGATCTCCACAATAACAAGTTGACGGGGCCAATTCCTCCGCAGATTGGAAGGTTGAAACATCTGAGGATATTGTAAGTATGGAATAACTTAGCTACATAACATAAGTCTCTTATTCTCTGAAATCCTCCAATTGCCTCAGATAATGAATACCCTTCAATCAATGGTGTCTAGTACTTTTTCACCCTTTAGTCGATTGTTAATTTGAATATAGCTGCTCTTGATCTAAGTAAGTCTCTGTAATCTTAGGAACCTGAGGTGGAATAAGCTTCAAGATGTGCTTCCTCCTGAAATTGGTGAACTGAAGAAACTGACACACTTGTAAGTTCATGTTTAGAATGTACTGGAGTTTATCTGGATAGATAAAAGCTTCACTTCTGACTTCTATTAGTGTTATTGGGAATTCTATAGGTACTTGAGCTTCAACAACTTTAAAGGCGAGATTCCAGTAGAGCTTGCAAACCTGCCAGAACTTCGTTACCTTTATCTTCATGAGAACCGCTTCACGGGGCGGATCCCTCCTGAACTTGGAACTCTAAAGAATCTACGACACCTGTAAACATCTTACCTGGTTCCTTCTATTTCTTGTTCACAGGGAAAAGaaaatactccctccggttttaaatatatgacgtgaactaattaagttctaacgtcatatatttaaaaccAGAGGGAGTATCTTTAGAAGCAAAATCAAGTTATATTTATTACCTCAATCTGTGAAATGTGGGATTGTGGCAAATGATAAATTCTTCTTTTGCAGTGATGTTGGCAACAACCACCTGACAGGCACTCTCAGGGATTTGATCAGCAATGGGAATGGCTTCCCCTCCTTGAGAAATCTGtaagtataaatataaacctgCTACCAAATTTATGTTTCCCTCCGGAATGGTGAGTGTTGTCTTCCTTTGCTGACTGCTAAATTGTGTCCCACAGATACCTTAACAATAATGAATTGACTGGTGTGCTGCCAGATCAGATTGCAAATTTGACAAACCTTGAGATTTTGTAAGTTTTCTCTGAAGCTTAAGGCATCATTGCACCAAGACCTTTCACACATATTtcctttaaaaaataaatagtaGAGCATCTGATCATCCTTGTACCTTCTGCAGACACTTGTCCAATAATAAGATGATCGGATCAATATCGCCGAAGCTAGTTCAGATTCCAAGACTGATCTACTTGTGAGTCTCACTGTTTAATTTATCGAATTCCATATGGGGAGGAGTAATCATTGCAGTTCTTTAGCGTTCATCTGGTTCTGATGTTCTCATGTTACAATGGTTTGTGGCAGGTACTTGGACAATAACAACTTCATTGGAAGGATACCGGAAGGATTATATAAGCATCCATTTCTGAAGGAACTGTAAGTTGGCTTCTGAATCTCAATTAAAAGAAAATCTAACTTTATTTCAGAAACAAATCCATTTTACTTGCACTGTACAGTTATTGAAGTGCGTCGATATGCTTGCTGCAGGTACATTGAAGGAAACCACTTCAGACCAGGAACCAGGTCAAAAGGAACGCACAAGGTGCTGGAATTGCCTGATGCTGACATTTTAGTTTAGGCAAGCTCGTTTGGGATCCTGCAGTAGACTACTACAGAGAGCACGATTATTTGTAGGGCATATATATATGTAGCTATGTTTCTCACTGCACTATTCAGTGACAAATTTACATCAGCAAAAAATCTCTTGTGAAAAAACAGAGAGATGGAAAAATCAATGGATAGTGAAGGCCACTTCATACTGCCGTCATCATAAGATGAGTGTACAGGTTGTAGTGTTGTACTGTTTACCCTGTATCTTTGCTGTGTGATGGCGATGCTCTTCAGATGTAACGCCAGCGCATTGCATTGGCACCGACAATCCTGTTCAACCAGTGGCCAATGATACACAACTGGATATGATCTGGCCTTTTTGGAACCAAATTTGGTGCCATCAATACTTGAAAGCGTGGACATGTGGGGAGGGGAATCTGCTAATACCAGGCTGGATCTACCCAACAAGAAAGGGGGCACTCGAGTCACAGCTCTTTAAAATGCTGAGCATCCCATTCCCTTCCCATTTTTGCCATGTTGAGAAGACGGGAATTGCTTGCCGATGTTACTATAGTGGATTTGTTTCTAGTACAACTTGGCCAAAATTCATGCGAAATCACTGCATTCCAGACGTGCCCTTCATTTCTAAACAGAAAAGTTGGGTTAACGCTCAGGAGGTTATGCATGCAGTTCAGCAGTTGAGAAAGATAACTGAAGTGAGAAACTTGGGCGTTTTGTGGTGCACACAGCACTATGTCTCCTACTAGAAACCTGGGCGCAGAAGATCCAGCTGTTCATATGCTGCACAGTCTGATTGGATGATTGCTGCAGCAAAGAATACTGTCAAGGTCACATGCATTTCCTACACCATTTATTACTTTAGCGATATTACCTTTGTTGTTAGTGGTCCATGCTGCTTTTTTTGTCTCCTGCGTTTCCTTCTGAATTCACACAGTAGTATCAAGATTGGTGCATCTCAAGAAATTGGATGCATCTCGGAAATCCATGTCCGGATCGAAGCCGCCacagttgcaatttgcaaatgtTGATTCCTCAATAGATAAGATACTGAAGGCATCGTATGATAAAATCGCGTTATCATGTACAAACTGAATCTTGGCACAAACCCTAGGATGATGCCAAATGTGCACCCTACGTTTTGGAGCCCATTATTATTGCTGTACCATACGAGTTTCTGTCAGTGCTCCCTGAACTCTGGATATGCTAAGCAGCCCAGTCTATGGTGATGGCTGTATTGGTATTCTTGATCTTTTTGCATTAGCAAAACATTTCCATTCAGTTTTTTCATTAGCCACATGAAGTGTCACCATCCACCCTATGGTCCAGTTCTCCAGTCCCCTCGCAAATCCAGTGCTATCTTTTCTGCCGGATCAAAAGAGTTGTCTCAGGCATGGAGCTGCCCAAGGCACATGGAGGACAACCATCATTGTGATGGCAGTGGCATGCTCGACATGACATACACGGCTAATCCTCCCTTCAAAATATGAACAAAACCCTAAGCCAACTAATGTCAGACTACCGACTACCGTGGCTGGGGCTTGTGATCTACAGCAGTCTGCTCTCTCCTGAGGCTTCCCTTTCCTCAGGAATCAGGAGTACAGGACCTTAGCTAGCTGCTTCATCACACTTGTAGCTTTATTTTAGCAGTAAAAAAGTTCTGGAAGATAGTAAAAATGCTACAGCAGAAAACACAACTGTTTCACACTGTATGCTAGCTAGTAACTAGTAAGAGTCGTGAGACGATGCATACATCACAGACAGACAGGTGATCTACAGAGTTCAGGGAAATGTCGGAGGGTTAGGTTTGCCGACACGGATTGGCGAGTGGTGCTTCCTAGGATTATGAGCTCATGTTTCCTGGATTGAACATGAATCAAAAGTCTGAAACACCAGCCATTTTGGCCTCTATAATCTACATTTCCTGAAGAATCAGAGGTACGGAAGAAACTTTTGAAATGCTGAATGCACGCAGTGGCGACTGGCGGGACTGTGTATGCGCCTGTTGGATATGGTTGCCACGGCTGCAGGCCGAGGGACCAGCTCAATCCAACATTGTTTTTTCACTTGTTTCTCCCAGTCTCTGCGACGAGTCACACAGAGCGCGCACAGGCCAGGCCAAAGCTTTGCCGCTGGGTCTGCGTGGGGATGGCTGGATGGGGACGAGCGATGCGTGCATGGGGTCGCCTGGGGGCCGGAGCACGCGGCAGCTTTGCGCTTGTTTTCTTGTCACCAAACACCACCAGCCAACTCTCCATGGCCGGCTGGCCCGGCCGCTGTGATGCGAGTCATGAGCCCCAGCGTCATCAGAATCTGGTGGTAAGATACGATACCCCCGTTTGGACATTGCTCTGGGCATGAGAAATCAGGGACATTTTCTCTGCGTAACCGGACCGCCATTCCCTCTGAGGACGGGCTTCGAGGTATGAGGTTTGGTGTTCGTCGAAAAAAGGTACGAGGTATGGACGTATGGTAGGTTTGGATCATGGAGTGGTTTCGACATTGGAGAATGGTCCTagttaaaaaagaatttatGTACTAATCAGCAAATAATCAAGGTTTCTTCTGACGTGAACAGACACCATGTCAAGTCTGCTTATCTTCAGGTCTAGTGTCCCTGCTTCCTTCTAGTCAGTCATCAGTGGCTGGCAAGACCAGGCACCAACCCAAGGCCACCGAAACCACCTCCACCGAACCAAACGGCCGGCGGCGTCCCCTCGGACAAGGAAGCATATTGAATTCACTCCATGTCACTACTACACCACTCCATTTTCTTGATTGGTTGTTTAATTTCCCAACAAAAGAACCAGATTAAAAAGGTCACTGAAAGCAAGGGACCCAAGTCCCCAGCACAGATCTGCTCAACCACCGGGACCTCGTTCACTTACTCCAGTAAGCACACTTTACCACTAAGTAGGGTAGAGACCACATTACATTACGATTAACCGGGTAGAGGTTCGCCATCGGGATGAACTAATTGTATAATGAATCGATCGAGAGCCGGCACAAGGCTAGAAGCCAGAAAGCAACAGAATACTGCAAACTGCGTGCAGGGGGGTGCCATCAGCGGTAATAAAGAAGGCGAGCGGCGCTTTATTTTATGCCGCGGGCACGTGGTTAGCTCGGCAATCTGGTGAGAAGCCAGATCTGAGTGCTAGGAAACGGAGGAACATGCACCTTGTAGCTTGCACCCATCAACTCTGCATGGCCACCGAAACGACCCGAATTCCCATTTTCGAGAATTTAAGCCTATGTATCTCCATGATAGTTCCAGAAAAGTTATCACGTACGAATCCCTGTCTCAAATAATACAAATATAAACCAACACAGAAATATAGAATAGCAATAGAGTaacaatatcataaatatcgaaTACAACACTTCGACtcatgccggtacaagtccatcagaactgaatcatgaaaggtaAAGCATCTACGCAACGGAAACATGTAGCGTGGCAAACAACGTCTCTAGAGGCGACTTGAGCGAGGGACCATCCCTAATCTTTCCATTCGTCGTTGTCGAATCGTAGTCGGGCTCCGACCCTGAAAAGGCACCATCTACCCAAGAAGCGgataggccatgtcaactcccaaaagtagCAAACCAAGAAAATGGGAAAATattactatatgcatggataaacctatatatggttgtagagGTTTATGCAGCAGCGATCAAAGTTGCATCAAGCAATaccatctccgaggtcaacacctctcAACAAGGAAGTCGTCACAAATCACCAGATCCTTTACCCAAGAATGCAACACCTAAATActctaggcgatgtgagagctccatCCCCTTACATCTCAATGGCAAACGCCGGTCTATCTCAAAAAGGGGAGGTAGAAGAATAATAtaagtctagtcagaagtagtGGTAGTCAACAAcactgtccataaccagtggacacggactatagctataggcttacacactctgcagaggttgtacaactgtacccgcaTGGATGAAGCCTGAACAAGAATCAaccgtccaaaccccacctaacggcTGGAGCCCTAGTAGGTGGCTAGCACTCTCCCgtttcctcgagtctggaactATCCTCAACTGCAGGGCACGCCATCACCAGTTGAAGACCTTGAAGCTATGAAACCTACCCTCACCGGGGTGCAGTCAGTCGGAGCAAGTCAACGCCTTGAACTCCTtacactgatcctccaatccgcctacaggctgagcgctatccaccactagtctcggacTGAACCACACCCATAACAAGGTGAACGGTATGTACGTAAAGAGATactgtgactggtggtaaactgatTCGGTCCTTAGGGACCGAGAGCAAACACTCAACTCTACaaagtatgtgccgaagcacctgcaacgtacaagtacACCACTTGCTCCTCAATatcaaacaaggtacccgccacaCGCACAGGAGGGtggagagagtccagaatgctctctcctggcaaggcactcctcagtaccaactACGGCTCACTCCTGCCAAAACACGCCAAGGAACCACACTCATCTAAAATACACACGAGAGTGTACAAGGAATCTCATCACCAAAATcatggcatatgcccatccataactcaaaatcATGTATATGAATATAAGTAAGGTGCACTATCTAGGAGTCTTTAGCTAGCCCACAGgtaggtaacaaggaaaacagggtaaacaattatcaaggcatagCTAGAATCATGGGCTATGTAGTCAATCATCATCTAAGCAccataaataaagcgctagcaaaTAAGCAttcataggatctatatgattgggactgacatgacaccttgtccacAGTCGTCAGGATCCTCCTCGGTGTAGTCGGGGTCTTGAGAGTCTTCCGGGTCATAGCTCGAGTCTGAACAAAATGAGATACGGCGCAATATAAATTAACCAgcattacatctaggcaaaaactcTAAGAAAgctaaatttagaagatccaaataacatcaaactagctacaaacagcacAGGCTCGATTTTACAAACTTAGatgcaactggtttcatattttttggagtTCAattgaattagttataatttttaaagattaaacaATCTATTTAATTTAGGGAAAACATTAATTAGGGTGACACGTGTCAGCTCCTAGTTGCACCACGTGGCAGCATGGAGGGTGCCACGTGTCGGCTGACGTCAGTGTTGACCCAGTAATGGTTAACTGGGCCCCACTGACATGGTCAACGATCAACTGAGCCCCACCGATCAACGTTGACCCGGTCAGTCGTTGGGCCCCTCTGGTCAATGGGCCCCATTGGTTAGTGGGCCCCATGTGTGGGCCTGGCCCATGGCACATCAGCACTACGTGGCTCCACGTGGCCAACCTATCCTACATGGCATGGCCACGTGGCACACGCGTGGTCGCACAGGGTTAGCCCGAAATACGTTGTGCCGATCGGATCCCGTGCGCCACGCTCGTGTAGCCGAGCATGAGGCGTGTTTGGCTGGCGCAGCTACGGGCAGCGGCGAGGCGGGTGCGTGGCATCGCGGCTAAGGGCGCGTGGTGACCGCGCCCACGATGTCATGGCATGGAGTGACGTCGTGGCGGGCAGCGCAGCGTGACGAGGCTACAGGCGGCGCTGTAGGTGGCGTGGCATGGCTATGCCCAACCAACGCTCTGCCTTTCGCCGTGGCGAGGCTGCGCCTGTGCGCGGTGCAGGGAAGCTCCATGCTCACGGCATGACCGGCCACGCGCTTGGCGTCCTAGGGTTCCAGGGCCGTGGCGAGGGTACGACTGCTTGGACGACGGCGGCATCACCTGCGCAAGAAGCACGGCACGAAGGCCGGCAGCACAACGATgatggcaagcggcggcggtcAAGGCGACAGCGGCTCGAAGGCCAGACAGGGGTGCCAAAGTGGAGAGAAGAGGGAGCGGTGGTGCTCACGATAGGACGGAGGAGTAGAGCGTGGTCGGATCGGTGGTGATTCACGGTACGACGATGGTGGCGACGCGTCCTTGGCTTCGCTCCAGCGGCAGCTGCTCCAATGGACGGCGGCTCCGACTCCTTCCCACGGCGGTGACCTCCTCTTCCTTCCGGCACgacctcccttcctcttctcctcccttctcctcctcttccttttccttccctTCTCTCCTCTCGGGCGAGCATGGCAGCGGCATAGGAAAACCCTGTATGGATGGCGAGAGGTCGGGGCTCTGCCTCCTTATGTAGCGGTGCGGGGCGCGGCTAGGGATAGGGTTTGGGGGGTGCGGCGCCGGTGAGCGGGCGGCTGAGATGCGGTGGCGGCAAGGCAAGGTGGCGTGGCGAACATCTAAGGCTGCTAGCGCGAAAGCGAAGGCGCGGGGGAAGGGTCACGGGCGCGCGCACGGCCGTGATAGTGCGCGCTAGCGCGGACGCGGCcggtgtgttggtgttttattcccggcaacctacctaggggtatcccaaggtagtagattggttggtggggaattgTTGGatctgaaactcgaaggtaaaagcgaggacacaagatacagatttatacaggttcggaccgctagagcagcgtaataccctacgtcttgttttgggtgttgtatatcatgctctgcgcttgggtgttgtgtagcctgattgttggctattgatgatggttctgagctgccgatctaggtacccctgcttGCGAGGTGGAAGAAGGGGCAACATGGCCGGCTGACAGGCGGGCTCCAGTTGACGGTGAGGGCACATGTCTCCACTTGACGGTGAgggaaaagagagggagggagagagagcggTGGCCTGGCGGGTTGGTTGGGCCAGTCCGGCCTGCTGGGCTGCACGCGGGTGAGGGAAGGTTAGAGCG is a genomic window containing:
- the LOC117835055 gene encoding uncharacterized protein; this translates as MAAASFARALSLLVVLLLLAGAARGKTVKRDVKALNEIKSSLGWRVVYSWVGDDPCGHGSLPPWSGVTCSQQGDYRVVTELEVYAVSIVGPFPTAVTNLLDLRRLDLHNNKLTGPIPPQIGRLKHLRILNLRWNKLQDVLPPEIGELKKLTHLYLSFNNFKGEIPVELANLPELRYLYLHENRFTGRIPPELGTLKNLRHLDVGNNHLTGTLRDLISNGNGFPSLRNLYLNNNELTGVLPDQIANLTNLEILHLSNNKMIGSISPKLVQIPRLIYLYLDNNNFIGRIPEGLYKHPFLKELYIEGNHFRPGTRSKGTHKVLELPDADILV